A genomic window from bacterium includes:
- the der gene encoding ribosome biogenesis GTPase Der — MSLVAIVGRPNVGKSTLFNRLIGRRQAIVEDIPGVTRDRNYGAANWLGREFTVVDTGGLDPLAEEGLFALTRQQALNAIEEADLILFVLDTRSGLAPADDEVARLLRRSEKPVLVVANKAEGQLREHESAQFYSLGLGEVYPISALHGTGVAEVLDELIQVLPDEEMSPEVEHHMRLAVVGKPNTGKSTLVNKILGEDRVLVSDVPGTTADTVDTLVEKNGKRYLLVDTAGVRRKARVAGSIEHYSVLRALAAIERCHICLLMVDSSEGLVDQDLRIAGLVNERGRGLVVCLNKWDLVEKDHKTFDQMVKDIREKLFFFPDVPVISISGLIGLRVDRVFEMVDKVFAQASKELSTREVNDTLEKAIARHQPHLVRGRRLKFYYATQVGTHPPAFVIFTNRPGEIKDSYIRFIERTFRETFGFAGTPIRLFFRRGREDRHKK; from the coding sequence ATGTCTCTGGTCGCCATCGTGGGAAGGCCCAACGTGGGAAAATCCACTCTCTTTAACCGGCTCATCGGGAGGCGACAGGCTATCGTCGAGGATATCCCCGGGGTGACGCGGGACAGGAATTACGGGGCGGCCAACTGGCTGGGAAGGGAGTTCACCGTGGTGGACACCGGGGGGCTCGATCCCCTGGCCGAAGAGGGACTTTTCGCACTTACCCGGCAGCAGGCGCTAAACGCCATCGAGGAGGCCGACCTCATCCTGTTCGTCCTGGACACGAGATCCGGTCTCGCGCCTGCCGACGACGAGGTGGCCCGGCTCCTTCGACGCTCCGAAAAACCTGTCCTGGTGGTCGCCAACAAGGCAGAGGGGCAGCTCCGCGAGCACGAATCGGCCCAGTTTTACAGCCTGGGACTGGGAGAAGTTTACCCCATATCTGCCCTTCACGGAACCGGTGTCGCCGAAGTCCTGGACGAACTGATCCAGGTGCTCCCTGACGAGGAGATGTCGCCCGAGGTAGAACACCACATGCGCCTGGCGGTCGTAGGCAAGCCGAATACAGGAAAATCAACCCTGGTCAACAAGATCCTTGGGGAGGACCGGGTTCTCGTCTCCGATGTGCCGGGTACGACAGCTGACACCGTTGATACCCTGGTGGAGAAAAACGGCAAACGATACCTTCTGGTGGATACGGCCGGTGTCAGAAGGAAGGCGAGGGTAGCCGGATCGATCGAACACTATTCTGTCCTGCGCGCTCTGGCAGCCATTGAGCGGTGTCATATCTGTCTCCTCATGGTGGACAGTTCCGAAGGGCTCGTGGACCAGGACCTGCGCATCGCCGGCCTGGTCAATGAAAGGGGGCGCGGGCTGGTGGTTTGCCTCAACAAGTGGGATCTGGTGGAAAAGGATCACAAGACCTTCGACCAGATGGTCAAGGATATCCGTGAAAAACTTTTTTTCTTTCCCGATGTCCCCGTCATATCCATTTCGGGTCTCATAGGACTTCGGGTGGACAGGGTTTTCGAGATGGTGGATAAGGTCTTCGCCCAGGCGTCAAAAGAGCTGTCGACAAGGGAAGTCAACGACACACTGGAAAAGGCCATCGCACGTCACCAGCCTCACCTGGTTCGCGGACGCAGGCTCAAGTTCTATTATGCCACCCAGGTGGGGACCCATCCGCCGGCTTTCGTCATCTTCACCAACCGCCCCGGCGAGATCAAGGACAGCTACATCAGGTTCATAGAAAGGACCTTCCGGGAGACCTTCGGTTTTGCGGGAACCCCCATCAGGTTATTTTTCCGCCGCGGGCGGGAGGACAGGCACAAGAAATAG
- a CDS encoding thermonuclease family protein, protein MVCSTAVVKRVVDGDTLELESGQRVRLLGIDTPERGESMADEASAMLEKLIGSNPLELISCRDTDPYGRLLSVVRADDVNVNVALIREGVALPLLIPPCGSEISDEILRNASIAAKNGKGLYSGEAIKVVSHLDADDHIGSRVMVRGKVLALHRGRKAWHLNFGEDYRTDFTAVLFDEGRSRFREFDIDPGDLVGAEVLVIGKVKRYNGPEIILRGPDQILVLNPDPVSGSPTGSR, encoded by the coding sequence GTGGTGTGTTCAACCGCCGTGGTCAAGCGTGTGGTGGATGGAGACACCCTGGAACTTGAGAGCGGTCAGCGAGTGCGGCTCCTTGGTATCGACACCCCCGAAAGAGGGGAGTCCATGGCCGACGAAGCTTCGGCCATGCTGGAAAAACTCATCGGCTCCAACCCTCTGGAGCTTATCAGCTGCAGGGATACCGATCCATACGGACGACTCCTCTCTGTCGTGCGGGCCGACGACGTCAATGTGAACGTGGCTCTCATCCGGGAGGGCGTGGCTCTTCCGCTCCTCATTCCACCTTGTGGATCAGAAATATCCGACGAGATCCTTCGAAACGCCTCCATCGCGGCAAAGAACGGAAAGGGGCTGTATAGCGGTGAAGCCATCAAGGTGGTGTCTCATCTGGATGCTGATGATCATATCGGAAGCCGCGTCATGGTCCGTGGGAAGGTCCTTGCGCTGCACAGGGGGCGCAAAGCGTGGCACCTGAATTTCGGCGAGGATTACAGGACCGATTTTACCGCGGTGCTTTTCGATGAGGGACGCAGCAGGTTCAGGGAGTTTGACATCGACCCGGGCGATCTGGTGGGAGCCGAAGTTCTGGTCATCGGCAAGGTGAAGCGATATAACGGACCGGAGATCATCCTTCGCGGGCCCGATCAGATCCTTGTACTGAATCCGGACCCTGTCAGTGGTTCACCGACAGGATCCAGGTGA
- the ruvB gene encoding Holliday junction branch migration DNA helicase RuvB, whose protein sequence is MTDERIVTPRQINDEAAFEANIRPRRLSDYVGQTKVKENLKVFIQAALERKEALDHVLLFGPPGLGKTTLANILANELGVNIRSTSGPAMERSGDLAAILTNLDEHGVLFIDEIHRMNRTVEEVLYPAMEDFALDLIIGKGPGARTVKLDLPRFTLMGATTRMGLLSSPFRDRFGVVCRLEFYSVQELNRIVTRAAAILQVKLVDDAADELARRSRGTPRVVNRLLRRARDFAQVEAEGVITLEVARHTLKRLEIDEMGLDNLDRSVLLTIIDKFGGGPVGIDTISAAVGEERDTIEDICEPFLLQEGYLQRTPRGRTATEAAYRHLDRKPGTEGGQEKLFD, encoded by the coding sequence AACGATGAAGCTGCTTTCGAGGCCAATATCCGGCCGAGGCGCCTTTCTGACTATGTCGGCCAGACCAAGGTCAAGGAAAACCTGAAGGTCTTCATTCAGGCCGCTCTGGAACGCAAGGAGGCGCTGGATCACGTCCTGCTCTTCGGACCGCCCGGATTGGGCAAAACGACCCTGGCCAACATCCTTGCCAACGAACTTGGCGTCAACATCAGATCCACCTCCGGTCCTGCCATGGAGCGCTCCGGAGATCTCGCTGCCATCCTCACCAACCTCGACGAGCACGGTGTCCTCTTCATCGACGAGATCCATCGCATGAACCGTACTGTCGAAGAGGTCCTTTATCCGGCCATGGAAGACTTTGCCCTGGATCTCATTATCGGCAAGGGCCCCGGCGCAAGGACAGTCAAGCTGGACCTGCCGCGGTTCACCCTCATGGGCGCCACAACGCGCATGGGCCTTTTGTCATCGCCCTTCAGGGACCGTTTCGGCGTCGTGTGCAGGCTTGAGTTTTACTCGGTTCAGGAGCTTAACCGGATCGTTACCAGGGCGGCCGCGATCCTGCAGGTGAAACTGGTTGACGATGCCGCCGATGAGCTGGCGAGGCGCTCAAGGGGGACACCCAGGGTTGTCAACCGGCTTTTGAGACGGGCACGGGATTTCGCCCAGGTTGAGGCCGAAGGGGTTATCACCCTCGAGGTGGCGCGTCACACACTGAAGAGGCTGGAGATCGACGAGATGGGGCTCGACAACCTGGATCGATCCGTTCTGCTGACGATCATTGACAAGTTCGGTGGCGGGCCTGTTGGTATCGATACGATTTCCGCCGCTGTGGGGGAGGAGAGGGACACCATTGAGGACATCTGCGAGCCGTTCCTTCTCCAGGAAGGGTATCTGCAGCGAACTCCTCGTGGTCGTACTGCGACAGAGGCTGCCTACAGACATCTCGACAGAAAGCCCGGAACTGAAGGCGGGCAGGAGAAACTGTTCGATTGA
- a CDS encoding TlpA disulfide reductase family protein — protein sequence MNIRLNTCISVLLLILLPAGGFAQDKRDGSPVPGAPLEVGSQAPVFTLNDIQGAVFGLTGQIGRSATVLSFWSIYCDSCVDEMLALQKLEDKYRGQDLVIMAVNEDLQVTTDRIRRFLERLEKFRGKITYPLLYDENAKVFNAFGVTSLPTLILIDREGKIAGYHRGFDTEGERNLLSIIEDLASGKTDTKVSAPRIVERSEMITVVGKAALCGFFDESGWRKSFTGNESLEQETVLTRDLAQRDATRIAVSGALRMLGINLFANDSATDCLAGDGIHLDRDPFDTKDSLSKLLSSLSYSDFFETVAEQEMLIDGTWYVSRDVRISIDSLSAELKSIGYLFEPFRITFTYVNMSLLDQKQFLHSLLVQSRFIGRFENPVFTPHSTSQVFEVYTSSQGFSDEILGMDFGKLRVFVEEVTPTSLELEVWK from the coding sequence ATGAATATAAGATTAAATACCTGTATAAGTGTCCTTTTACTTATACTCCTGCCGGCTGGAGGCTTCGCCCAGGACAAGAGGGATGGATCTCCCGTTCCGGGAGCGCCTCTGGAAGTGGGATCTCAAGCTCCGGTTTTTACCCTGAACGATATCCAAGGAGCTGTTTTCGGCCTCACCGGCCAGATCGGACGTTCGGCGACCGTTCTGAGCTTCTGGTCGATCTACTGCGATTCCTGTGTCGACGAGATGCTGGCCCTCCAGAAACTCGAGGATAAGTACCGGGGGCAGGACCTCGTGATCATGGCTGTCAACGAGGACCTCCAGGTAACGACAGACCGGATCCGCCGGTTCCTCGAAAGACTGGAAAAGTTCCGTGGAAAGATAACATATCCCCTTCTTTATGACGAGAACGCTAAAGTGTTCAACGCTTTCGGCGTCACCTCTCTTCCCACTCTCATACTCATTGACCGGGAGGGGAAAATCGCGGGTTATCATCGGGGTTTTGACACGGAAGGTGAGAGGAACCTCCTTTCAATCATCGAGGATCTGGCTTCGGGAAAGACGGACACGAAGGTTTCCGCACCGCGTATTGTTGAAAGAAGCGAAATGATCACTGTCGTGGGTAAAGCCGCGCTGTGCGGATTCTTCGACGAAAGCGGTTGGCGGAAAAGCTTTACCGGAAATGAAAGCCTGGAGCAGGAGACGGTGCTGACCCGCGACCTTGCGCAAAGAGACGCAACAAGGATCGCGGTCTCCGGAGCCCTTCGCATGCTCGGGATCAACCTTTTTGCCAACGATTCTGCTACAGATTGTCTTGCTGGTGACGGGATCCATCTGGATCGTGACCCCTTCGACACAAAAGATTCCCTGAGCAAGCTCCTGTCCAGCCTCAGCTACAGTGATTTTTTCGAGACTGTCGCTGAACAGGAGATGCTCATTGACGGCACCTGGTATGTCAGTCGGGACGTCAGGATATCGATCGACAGTTTGTCGGCGGAGCTAAAAAGCATAGGTTACCTGTTTGAGCCGTTCCGTATAACCTTCACCTATGTGAACATGAGTCTCCTTGACCAGAAGCAGTTCCTCCATTCGCTTCTCGTGCAGTCCCGGTTCATCGGACGGTTCGAAAATCCGGTTTTCACTCCTCACTCCACCTCCCAGGTTTTCGAGGTTTACACTTCCTCCCAAGGGTTCTCCGACGAGATCCTCGGGATGGATTTCGGGAAACTCCGGGTGTTCGTAGAGGAAGTGACGCCTACGTCTTTGGAATTAGAAGTGTGGAAGTAG